In a single window of the Candidatus Kaiserbacteria bacterium genome:
- a CDS encoding type II secretion system F family protein, which yields MLFTYTAVDKESTPRDGTVDAQNIQAAIETVEGRGYTIISIDEVKKSDTAFNFEITWFQRVTNKEIVIFSRQIATLFEAQVSALRIFRLLAAESSNKMMQNILNDISDNLQGGSSISNALARHPDVFSPFYISMVKSGEESGTLEKTFMYLADYLDRMYQVVSKARNALIYPAFVISVFVAVMLLMLTLVIPSVSKILIDSGQELPIYTKIVIALSDFVRNFFPLIILLIAGAGVFFYQFKKTVAGKRMLDELKLSIPFLGSLYEKLFLTRICDNLSTMLTSGISMVQALEVTSDVVENEVYREIIETTLADVKAGKSFADSISEYREIPGVLAQMSKVGEETGKLGDILSTLAVFYRREVNNSVDTLIGLIEPAMIVLLGLGVGVLLASVLMPIYNLTGAI from the coding sequence ATGTTATTTACGTATACTGCAGTTGATAAAGAAAGTACTCCTCGTGATGGAACGGTGGATGCTCAGAATATTCAGGCAGCGATTGAAACCGTGGAAGGGCGTGGGTACACCATTATTTCAATTGATGAGGTTAAAAAAAGCGATACTGCATTTAATTTTGAAATCACTTGGTTTCAGCGAGTGACCAACAAGGAGATTGTTATTTTTTCACGACAAATTGCAACGCTTTTTGAAGCCCAGGTTTCTGCGCTACGTATCTTTCGTCTTCTCGCTGCTGAATCGAGTAACAAAATGATGCAAAATATCCTGAATGACATTAGCGATAATCTACAGGGAGGAAGCTCAATCTCAAACGCCCTCGCACGACACCCTGACGTATTTTCGCCATTTTATATCAGTATGGTGAAGTCAGGAGAAGAGTCAGGAACGCTCGAAAAGACTTTCATGTACCTTGCCGACTATCTCGACCGTATGTACCAAGTGGTGTCAAAGGCCCGCAATGCACTCATCTATCCTGCATTTGTTATTTCTGTATTTGTTGCCGTGATGCTCCTCATGCTTACCTTGGTGATTCCAAGTGTGAGTAAGATTCTCATAGATTCAGGACAAGAACTTCCTATTTATACAAAAATAGTTATTGCGCTCTCTGACTTTGTGCGTAATTTCTTTCCTTTGATTATTCTGCTTATAGCGGGTGCGGGGGTGTTCTTTTACCAGTTCAAAAAAACAGTAGCAGGGAAGCGTATGCTTGATGAACTCAAACTCTCTATCCCATTCCTCGGATCCTTGTATGAAAAACTTTTCCTCACTCGTATTTGTGACAACCTCTCCACAATGCTTACAAGTGGTATCTCTATGGTGCAAGCACTTGAGGTAACAAGTGACGTCGTAGAAAACGAAGTGTATCGCGAAATTATCGAAACTACGCTTGCTGATGTAAAGGCAGGTAAGTCTTTTGCTGATTCTATCTCTGAATACAGAGAAATTCCTGGCGTACTTGCACAGATGAGTAAGGTAGGAGAAGAAACAGGTAAACTTGGGGATATCTTGAGTACACTCGCCGTCTTTTATCGTCGTGAGGTAAATAACTCGGTAGACACGCTCATTGGTCTTATTGAGCCAGCCATGATTGTACTCCTCGGCCTCGGGGTAGGGGTACTCCTTGCGTCGGTACTTATGCCTATCTACAACCTCACCGGCGCCATTTAA
- a CDS encoding PilT/PilU family type 4a pilus ATPase — MSTVDYKRELDDLIDIVSSEHGSDIHLSVGSHPIIRVDGSLIPLIKKPVLTNKDVAGFIETLLTKEQETKFLETREIDFSFAAHGGIRFRGNGFFQRGAVSLALRHIPSFVRNFEQLALPPVLASFTQRPQGFFLCVGPVGQGKSTTLAAMVELINTTRSEHIVTIEDPIEYIFEAKKSLIDQREVRVDTADFHTGLHSAFRQDVDVIMVGEMRGRETISTAVTAAETGHLVLSTLHTNNAAQTIDRIIDTFPAGQQDQIRVQLSGSLTAIFSQRLIPRISGGLIPAYELLINNSAVANLIREKRTHEIQTVIETGMELGMIDMNRSLVELVRKGEITVENAFAYSVNPKGLERLM; from the coding sequence ATGTCAACCGTTGATTATAAAAGAGAGCTTGATGACCTCATTGATATTGTGTCATCAGAACATGGTTCTGACATCCACCTCTCTGTGGGTTCACATCCTATCATTCGTGTTGATGGTTCGCTCATTCCTCTTATTAAAAAACCTGTTTTGACCAACAAAGACGTCGCTGGTTTTATTGAGACACTCCTTACGAAAGAGCAAGAGACAAAATTTCTTGAAACACGAGAAATAGACTTTTCTTTTGCTGCACATGGTGGGATACGTTTTCGCGGTAATGGATTTTTTCAACGCGGTGCGGTATCACTGGCACTTCGCCATATTCCAAGTTTTGTACGCAACTTTGAACAACTTGCACTGCCTCCGGTGCTCGCATCGTTTACCCAACGTCCACAAGGATTCTTTCTCTGTGTAGGGCCGGTAGGGCAGGGTAAATCCACCACGCTTGCTGCCATGGTAGAACTCATCAATACCACCCGTTCAGAGCATATTGTCACCATCGAAGATCCGATTGAATACATTTTTGAGGCAAAAAAGTCACTTATCGACCAGCGTGAAGTACGCGTTGATACTGCCGACTTCCATACAGGTCTCCATTCCGCGTTTCGTCAGGACGTTGACGTCATCATGGTGGGTGAGATGCGTGGAAGGGAGACTATTTCTACCGCGGTGACTGCAGCTGAAACAGGTCACCTCGTGCTTTCCACCCTGCACACCAATAATGCCGCCCAGACTATCGACCGTATCATCGACACCTTCCCGGCAGGTCAGCAAGACCAAATCCGAGTGCAACTTTCCGGTTCGCTTACCGCTATCTTTTCACAGCGACTCATTCCGCGTATTTCGGGAGGACTCATTCCTGCATATGAGCTCCTCATCAACAATTCTGCTGTCGCCAATCTTATTCGCGAAAAGCGTACTCATGAAATTCAAACTGTCATTGAGACAGGAATGGAACTTGGCATGATTGACATGAATCGCTCGCTCGTAGAGCTCGTACGAAAAGGTGAAATTACGGTGGAGAACGCATTTGCGTATTCAGTCAATCCAAAAGGTCTTGAGCGTTTAATGTAA
- a CDS encoding response regulator transcription factor: MKILLIDDDAFLRDMYATKFSEKGYTIESAENADIALSMLHENTYDVVLADSVMPGMTGTELLARIQKDKLAGSPVCIMLSNQSEEEDKKAALAAGAVGYLVKAELIPSEVVAEVLKLVSK; the protein is encoded by the coding sequence ATGAAAATTTTACTTATAGATGATGATGCATTCCTTCGGGATATGTACGCGACAAAATTTAGCGAGAAAGGATACACCATTGAGAGTGCTGAAAATGCAGATATTGCACTTAGTATGCTTCACGAAAACACGTATGATGTTGTTCTTGCCGATTCAGTTATGCCCGGAATGACAGGTACTGAATTGCTCGCACGTATTCAAAAAGATAAGTTAGCAGGAAGTCCTGTGTGTATCATGCTCTCTAACCAAAGTGAGGAAGAAGACAAAAAAGCGGCACTCGCTGCGGGGGCAGTAGGGTACCTTGTTAAGGCAGAACTCATTCCAAGTGAAGTCGTTGCAGAAGTATTAAAACTCGTTTCAAAATAA
- a CDS encoding type II/IV secretion system protein — protein sequence MNLLALLAEKGIVDATLQARVSDRATQDGSTYEKALLAEGVDANIIRNAIGEYFDLPTREITERERIEASVLKYLSEDSARHYGILPIEIEDDVLIVGITDPENLSFRDALNFITAKDQMPYKIVLILEHDFEYGVRSYANLSGEVDEALSVLETELKEESGDDKKSMVSTPQRRGVEHIKEDAPITKIVATILRYAVDGRASDIHIEPRDTKTIIRFRVDGVLVRSLELPQKVHEAVVARIKILTSLRLDEKRKPQDGRFSATIDNRPIDFRVSVLPTSHGEKVVMRILDTEVGVRSLEETGVSPHNIELIRKAIKQPYGIILISGPTGSGKSTTLYAMLSEIDRVGMNVISLEDPVEYNMDGVSQSQVRPEIGYTFANGLRTALRQDPDVIMVGEIRDKETAQLAIQAALTGHLVLSTIHTNNAAGVIPRLIDMGVDPYLIAPTLELALAQRLVRRICPDSGKKIMLQSSLVRMIEDEFNDLPIEYRALIPQTDHVLFAEPSAECSSGTKGRVAVMEAITVNDEIEKLILESADEDAILKAARKSGFISMKEDAIIKALNHMIPFEEVSTLGGSMLMSDEAAREEVKLKEEDQSEDVDNLEKTGV from the coding sequence ATGAATTTACTCGCACTACTTGCAGAGAAGGGAATTGTCGACGCAACGTTACAAGCGCGTGTTTCTGACCGTGCAACTCAGGATGGTTCTACCTATGAAAAAGCGCTCCTTGCAGAAGGAGTGGATGCAAACATCATTCGAAATGCTATTGGTGAATACTTCGACCTGCCTACACGAGAAATTACCGAACGTGAACGTATCGAAGCTTCGGTGCTCAAGTATCTCTCAGAAGATTCTGCTCGCCACTACGGCATTCTTCCGATTGAAATTGAGGACGATGTTCTTATCGTGGGTATCACCGATCCTGAGAACCTCTCTTTTCGTGACGCACTCAATTTTATTACTGCAAAGGATCAGATGCCTTATAAAATTGTGCTCATTCTTGAACATGACTTTGAATATGGTGTTCGTTCGTACGCCAATCTTTCGGGAGAAGTAGATGAGGCGTTGAGCGTGCTTGAAACTGAACTCAAAGAGGAATCGGGAGATGATAAAAAGTCAATGGTGAGCACCCCACAAAGAAGAGGGGTAGAGCACATTAAAGAAGATGCACCAATTACAAAAATTGTCGCCACTATTTTGCGCTATGCGGTGGATGGGCGCGCATCTGATATTCACATAGAACCACGAGACACAAAAACAATTATTCGCTTTCGTGTTGATGGTGTTTTGGTGCGAAGTTTGGAACTGCCACAAAAAGTGCATGAGGCCGTAGTGGCGCGTATCAAGATTCTCACTTCACTACGTCTCGATGAAAAACGTAAGCCACAGGACGGTCGTTTTTCAGCAACTATCGACAATCGCCCCATTGATTTCCGTGTGTCAGTACTCCCTACAAGTCATGGTGAAAAGGTGGTAATGCGTATTTTGGACACAGAGGTTGGTGTACGTTCTCTCGAAGAAACAGGAGTATCACCCCATAATATTGAGCTTATTCGTAAGGCTATTAAGCAACCGTACGGCATCATTCTCATTTCTGGTCCGACAGGCTCGGGTAAATCCACCACACTGTATGCGATGCTTTCTGAAATAGATAGGGTAGGGATGAACGTGATTTCGCTCGAAGACCCTGTTGAGTACAACATGGACGGTGTGAGTCAGTCGCAGGTACGTCCGGAAATTGGGTACACCTTCGCAAACGGTCTTCGTACTGCACTGCGTCAAGACCCTGACGTCATCATGGTGGGAGAGATTCGTGATAAAGAAACGGCGCAACTCGCTATACAAGCTGCGCTTACGGGACACTTGGTGCTTTCTACTATTCACACCAACAACGCCGCGGGTGTGATTCCACGTCTCATTGACATGGGAGTTGATCCGTACCTTATTGCACCTACGCTCGAACTCGCGCTTGCACAGCGCCTTGTGCGTCGTATTTGTCCTGATTCCGGAAAGAAAATTATGCTTCAAAGTAGTCTTGTACGCATGATTGAGGATGAGTTTAATGATTTACCTATCGAGTATCGCGCACTTATTCCACAAACTGACCACGTGCTTTTTGCTGAACCGAGTGCAGAGTGTTCAAGTGGTACCAAGGGTCGTGTGGCAGTAATGGAGGCAATTACGGTGAACGATGAAATTGAAAAACTTATTCTTGAGAGTGCAGATGAGGATGCTATTTTGAAAGCAGCCCGCAAAAGCGGTTTTATTAGCATGAAAGAGGACGCTATTATTAAGGCGCTAAATCACATGATTCCATTTGAGGAGGTGAGTACTTTGGGGGGTTCAATGCTCATGTCTGATGAAGCAGCCAGAGAAGAGGTAAAACTCAAAGAAGAAGATCAATCAGAAGATGTCGATAACCTCGAAAAAACTGGAGTGTAA
- the pilM gene encoding type IV pilus assembly protein PilM, giving the protein MAFDLSTLTSLLKTDTAKAATRSGVLGIDIGTSSIKVVQIKDVKGLPTLETYGELQLGPYEGIDLGRGTHLPAPKIVEALVDILREAGTTAKDVVYALSYNASFTTTIQVPTVEQEKLDAMVPVEARKYIPVSLTKVELNWFPVGVHPEERVTNVLVSAIYNEAQERYMSIMAGCGLKVIAREIEIFSMIRAVLTPTDDVVAIIDFGATSSRLCIVKQGVLVKTHSLLLSGVEITSILAKTLAIEFKEAEDLKRAVGLRGMEDDVRIQKTIISALERDLREIYMVIKRYEDEDKVAVQKIVLCGSGAQLTGIQTYVQDMFSRPTILANPFAKVSYPAFLEDTLRHAGPTFAGALGVALRVFQNE; this is encoded by the coding sequence ATGGCATTTGATCTTTCGACACTCACATCACTTCTCAAAACGGATACTGCGAAAGCTGCGACACGCTCCGGTGTGCTTGGTATTGATATCGGTACATCGTCTATTAAGGTTGTGCAAATTAAGGATGTAAAAGGACTACCCACACTCGAGACGTATGGCGAACTCCAACTCGGTCCTTACGAAGGTATCGACCTCGGCAGAGGGACACATCTTCCTGCACCTAAAATAGTGGAGGCACTTGTTGATATACTTCGTGAAGCAGGAACCACAGCAAAAGATGTTGTGTACGCGTTGTCCTACAACGCGAGTTTCACCACGACAATCCAAGTTCCCACAGTGGAACAAGAAAAACTCGACGCAATGGTCCCTGTGGAAGCTCGTAAATATATCCCCGTATCACTCACAAAAGTAGAATTAAATTGGTTCCCTGTCGGAGTACATCCCGAAGAAAGAGTCACTAATGTACTTGTCTCTGCAATCTACAACGAAGCACAGGAACGGTATATGTCCATTATGGCAGGATGTGGCCTTAAGGTAATTGCTCGAGAGATTGAAATTTTTAGCATGATTCGCGCAGTACTCACTCCTACGGATGATGTCGTTGCCATTATTGATTTTGGTGCTACATCATCACGACTTTGTATAGTAAAACAGGGTGTTCTTGTGAAGACGCACAGCCTCCTCCTTTCTGGTGTAGAAATTACGAGTATACTTGCAAAAACGCTTGCAATTGAGTTTAAAGAAGCAGAAGATTTAAAACGCGCGGTGGGTCTACGGGGAATGGAAGATGATGTCCGTATTCAAAAAACAATCATCAGTGCACTCGAGCGTGATCTTCGAGAAATTTATATGGTGATTAAGCGTTACGAAGATGAAGATAAGGTTGCCGTACAAAAAATTGTACTCTGCGGGAGTGGCGCTCAACTTACAGGAATCCAAACGTATGTGCAGGATATGTTCTCGCGCCCTACTATTTTAGCAAATCCATTTGCAAAGGTGTCCTACCCGGCATTTCTTGAAGACACCCTCAGACATGCGGGACCTACCTTTGCAGGTGCACTTGGTGTAGCGTTGCGTGTATTTCAAAATGAATAA
- a CDS encoding ComF family protein encodes MKFVYRFFSHLYDIVFPPSKDARLVQTLDTVTIGKIYVCRSVDGVYTLSAYSDPRIRALVHEAKFKGNEHSFLLLGTLLSLHIGRLEHINYILPIPLSKKRMRARGYNQVAEVVRRATCSPHTIIRTDILERSRDTQPQTELQRAERLVNVRNAFGVADGSEITGKHIIIIDDVMTTGATLRAAKATLLQHSPASVTCVALAH; translated from the coding sequence ATGAAATTTGTTTATAGGTTTTTTTCACACCTATACGATATCGTCTTCCCTCCTTCAAAAGACGCACGACTGGTGCAGACACTTGATACTGTGACTATCGGAAAAATATATGTATGCCGTTCTGTAGATGGTGTATACACGCTCAGTGCGTATAGCGACCCGCGTATACGCGCACTTGTTCACGAAGCAAAATTCAAGGGGAATGAGCATTCATTTTTACTTTTAGGAACACTCCTGTCACTACATATAGGTAGACTGGAACATATTAACTACATCCTCCCTATTCCCCTTTCCAAAAAACGGATGCGAGCGCGCGGATACAATCAGGTAGCAGAAGTGGTGCGTCGTGCAACATGTTCTCCTCATACAATAATCCGCACCGATATCCTTGAACGCTCGCGCGACACGCAGCCACAAACAGAGTTACAGCGCGCCGAGCGACTCGTGAATGTCCGCAACGCCTTCGGCGTCGCGGACGGGAGCGAAATCACCGGAAAACACATCATTATTATTGACGACGTCATGACCACTGGCGCAACACTCCGCGCAGCAAAAGCCACCCTGTTACAGCACTCCCCCGCCTCCGTGACCTGTGTCGCACTTGCGCACTAG
- a CDS encoding tryptophan-rich sensory protein, with amino-acid sequence MQKYLLPGTLVAYACMVVMNFLANGLPLNNRSTGDISDAYPNIFAPAGPAFSIWGLIYLLLGAYIIYQFVKKDKKTEDLFTKINPLFIATSLANISWIFAWHYDFIGLSVFIMATLLFLLIKIADILRAEHFTTPEKLFIWAPFSIYFGWITVASIANITVFLVSIGWNGFGIADFIWTSIILLVGALIGVLRMNKDKNVAYGIVLVWAYAWILFKHVSAGGFDGQYPSVIATAILCLLLFVFFIGRILYKKC; translated from the coding sequence ATGCAAAAATACCTACTTCCCGGAACCCTCGTCGCGTACGCTTGCATGGTCGTGATGAATTTTTTAGCGAATGGCCTACCCCTCAACAATCGCTCTACAGGCGATATATCTGATGCCTACCCAAATATCTTCGCTCCTGCGGGTCCCGCCTTTTCTATTTGGGGCTTGATTTACCTTTTGCTCGGTGCGTATATCATCTACCAATTTGTGAAGAAGGATAAAAAAACAGAGGACCTCTTCACAAAAATCAATCCACTTTTTATTGCTACTTCACTCGCCAACATCTCCTGGATATTTGCGTGGCACTATGACTTTATTGGTCTTTCAGTGTTTATTATGGCGACACTGCTTTTTCTCCTCATCAAGATTGCCGACATCCTTCGCGCTGAGCACTTTACCACACCCGAAAAACTTTTTATCTGGGCGCCTTTTAGTATCTACTTTGGCTGGATTACGGTGGCCTCCATTGCCAACATTACGGTGTTTTTAGTGAGTATTGGCTGGAACGGATTTGGCATTGCCGACTTTATCTGGACAAGCATTATTTTACTCGTCGGTGCACTCATTGGAGTACTTCGAATGAATAAAGACAAAAATGTCGCTTACGGCATAGTGCTCGTCTGGGCGTATGCATGGATACTATTTAAACATGTCTCTGCAGGTGGTTTTGATGGTCAATACCCGAGCGTTATCGCTACGGCAATTCTATGTTTACTGTTGTTTGTATTTTTTATTGGAAGGATACTGTATAAGAAATGCTGA
- the rsgA gene encoding ribosome small subunit-dependent GTPase A translates to MPHSPIITLEDLGYEEFFDTHAPIDKTEAVIARVIAEHKESYTVKSIHGEYSAKITGKHVFTALKRADFPAVGDFVIIEILDSEKAMIRDILPRKTVLKKKHNDAKDTQIIGTNIDTAFIIESLDRDYNLNRFERYVVLAREGHITPVLVLNKSDLVEEDVLREKIMEIHHRFPDIEVLTTSTRTTSGLSVLREHIHTGKTHCFLGSSGVGKSSLINTLLEDDTIKTGTISDSTKRGKHTTTAREMYFLKNGGIVIDNPGTRGVGVVEVETGITETFDDIVSLGTECKFANCTHMREPGCAVQSAIQEGELDEARYQNYLRLLNENKYNEMNDLEKRRKDKKFGKLIKKTLRELKEPSE, encoded by the coding sequence ATGCCCCACTCGCCCATCATTACTCTTGAAGACCTCGGGTATGAGGAGTTTTTTGATACCCATGCACCCATTGATAAAACAGAGGCTGTCATCGCGCGTGTTATTGCGGAGCACAAAGAGTCATACACCGTCAAAAGTATTCATGGTGAATACAGTGCGAAAATTACAGGGAAACATGTCTTTACCGCTTTGAAGCGAGCCGATTTCCCTGCAGTTGGTGATTTTGTCATTATAGAAATACTCGATTCTGAAAAAGCAATGATTCGAGACATTCTTCCTCGAAAAACCGTCCTCAAGAAAAAACACAACGACGCCAAAGATACACAGATAATAGGTACCAATATCGACACTGCTTTTATTATTGAGTCACTCGACCGAGACTATAATCTTAATCGCTTTGAACGCTATGTCGTGCTTGCACGTGAAGGGCACATTACTCCTGTTTTAGTACTCAATAAAAGTGATTTGGTAGAAGAAGACGTATTGCGTGAAAAGATTATGGAAATTCATCACCGATTCCCCGATATAGAAGTACTCACCACGAGCACCCGTACCACATCAGGACTTTCCGTGCTCAGAGAGCATATACATACAGGAAAGACGCATTGTTTTCTTGGCTCATCAGGAGTTGGTAAATCATCACTCATCAATACCCTCTTAGAAGACGACACCATTAAAACAGGTACGATAAGTGACTCCACAAAACGTGGCAAACACACCACCACTGCTCGTGAAATGTATTTCCTCAAAAATGGCGGTATCGTGATAGATAATCCTGGGACACGCGGAGTGGGAGTAGTGGAGGTTGAGACAGGTATCACAGAGACCTTTGATGACATCGTCTCCCTCGGGACCGAATGCAAATTTGCTAACTGCACACATATGCGTGAGCCAGGATGTGCAGTGCAAAGCGCCATTCAGGAGGGTGAGTTGGATGAGGCACGGTATCAAAATTACTTGAGGCTTTTGAATGAAAACAAATATAACGAAATGAACGACTTAGAAAAGCGCAGAAAAGATAAGAAATTTGGGAAGTTAATTAAAAAGACGTTACGTGAACTTAAGGAACCAAGCGAATAA
- a CDS encoding PAS domain-containing protein: protein MTISNNTMTEAGMQEKILTDDLFGELWNESWVYIKTVVDVVREPMLILDGRFCVMAANEPFYRMFQVEKNDTEGKVVYTLGNGQWDIPALRELLEEILPHNTFFNGFEVTHIFPAIGRKVMLLNARQMYYKEDATTKKFPPIILLAIEDVTGIMDIAESLAGRVKEFDSAYSNRTGKLEVQVARLEREMKRNKRNE from the coding sequence ATGACAATATCAAATAACACGATGACAGAAGCGGGGATGCAAGAAAAAATTCTTACCGACGACCTCTTTGGTGAATTGTGGAATGAAAGTTGGGTGTATATCAAGACAGTGGTTGATGTCGTGAGAGAGCCGATGCTCATTCTTGATGGTCGCTTTTGTGTGATGGCAGCAAACGAACCCTTCTATCGGATGTTTCAAGTCGAAAAAAATGATACAGAAGGGAAAGTGGTGTATACACTCGGAAATGGTCAATGGGATATACCCGCACTTCGCGAATTGCTTGAAGAGATTCTTCCACACAATACTTTTTTTAACGGTTTTGAAGTCACACACATTTTTCCCGCAATTGGGAGAAAGGTGATGCTCCTCAATGCACGGCAGATGTACTATAAAGAAGATGCGACAACGAAAAAATTTCCTCCCATCATCTTGCTTGCGATTGAAGATGTGACGGGAATCATGGATATTGCAGAGTCACTTGCAGGGCGTGTAAAGGAATTTGATTCTGCGTATAGCAATCGTACGGGGAAACTGGAAGTGCAGGTCGCTCGCCTTGAACGAGAAATGAAACGAAACAAGAGGAATGAATAA
- a CDS encoding RNA polymerase sigma factor, producing MISQAHMKRQRILLTAGYDDFGVNLKRYARSRTHNLPLTDDLIQDTFLKTWKYLVKGGKIKVMEAFHYHILKALIIDEYRKRQTTSLDGLIEKGFSPGVDTTDQSIDILDGTQAIALIDELPPMYQKVIRLRYIQDLSIAEIALITGKTRNTVAVQIHRGLEKLKVLYTQNVAKTLVRRRTL from the coding sequence ATGATTTCACAAGCACACATGAAACGACAGCGAATTCTTCTTACCGCTGGGTACGATGATTTTGGTGTGAATCTCAAACGCTACGCACGTTCTCGGACACACAACCTCCCGCTTACCGACGACCTCATCCAAGATACCTTCCTCAAAACCTGGAAGTATCTTGTTAAAGGAGGGAAAATAAAAGTAATGGAGGCATTTCACTATCATATTTTAAAGGCACTCATTATTGATGAGTATCGAAAGCGTCAAACGACGTCTCTTGATGGGCTCATTGAAAAAGGATTTTCTCCTGGAGTAGACACTACCGATCAAAGTATAGATATACTCGACGGCACACAGGCAATCGCGCTCATCGATGAACTTCCGCCAATGTATCAAAAGGTGATACGTCTCAGGTACATACAGGATTTATCTATTGCAGAAATTGCCTTGATTACGGGAAAGACACGCAACACCGTGGCGGTACAGATACACCGCGGACTTGAAAAACTAAAGGTGCTCTATACACAAAATGTGGCTAAAACACTCGTTCGTAGGCGTACCTTGTAA